The Uruburuella testudinis genome window below encodes:
- a CDS encoding nitrous oxide reductase family maturation protein NosD, producing MMSNALKTALWLAAASGLCQAAAAAVIDVPAGSDLQQAVARARAGDTLRLAAGLYRGKLVIDKPLNIEGPPARTAKIEGDRSGRTIEVTAPDVGLSRLTITRSGLSLPAMDAGVFLSQSAERARVLHNDILENSVGVYIHGAAGALVKSNRIVGDTKLRVNERGNGVTVWNAPGAEVSDNDISEGRDGIFSNTSTKNIYKNNRFTRLRYAVHYMYTNDSEVSGNVSDGNNIGYAIMFSERLKIRNNIAANSRDQGLMLNYANHSDISGNVVDKAEKCVFIYNANYNTISGNHFENCGMGIHFTAAAEGNRIFNNAFIRNQSQVKYVGTRHIEWSDGEENGRGNYWSDNSAFDLDGDGIADTAYRPNGIIDQIVWRAPVARLLMNSPAVSIVKWAQSQFPAILPGGVADSKPLMRPPKNPTLQQYRQHKEPQ from the coding sequence ATGATGTCGAATGCTCTGAAAACAGCCTTATGGCTGGCCGCCGCTTCGGGCTTGTGCCAAGCGGCTGCGGCCGCCGTTATCGATGTGCCGGCCGGCAGCGATTTGCAACAAGCCGTTGCACGCGCCCGGGCAGGCGACACCTTGCGCCTGGCTGCGGGGCTTTATCGCGGCAAGCTGGTTATCGACAAACCTTTAAACATCGAAGGGCCGCCGGCGCGCACGGCCAAAATCGAGGGCGACCGCAGCGGCCGTACCATCGAAGTGACCGCGCCCGATGTCGGTCTGAGCCGCCTCACCATCACCCGTTCAGGCTTGAGCCTGCCCGCGATGGATGCCGGCGTGTTTCTCAGCCAAAGCGCCGAGCGTGCGCGGGTGCTGCACAATGATATTCTGGAAAACTCCGTCGGCGTGTATATCCACGGTGCTGCCGGGGCGCTGGTGAAAAGCAACCGCATTGTCGGCGACACCAAACTGCGTGTAAACGAGCGCGGCAACGGCGTAACCGTGTGGAATGCGCCCGGCGCCGAGGTGTCGGATAACGATATTTCCGAAGGGCGCGATGGCATTTTTTCCAATACCAGCACCAAAAATATTTATAAAAACAACCGTTTCACCCGTTTGCGCTATGCCGTTCACTATATGTATACCAACGATAGCGAAGTGAGCGGCAATGTTTCAGACGGCAACAATATCGGCTATGCGATTATGTTTTCCGAGCGCTTGAAAATCCGCAACAATATTGCCGCCAACAGCCGCGACCAAGGCCTGATGCTGAATTATGCCAACCATTCCGACATCAGCGGCAATGTGGTCGACAAAGCAGAAAAATGCGTGTTTATCTACAATGCCAACTACAACACCATCAGCGGCAACCATTTTGAAAACTGCGGCATGGGCATTCATTTTACCGCCGCCGCCGAGGGCAACCGCATTTTCAACAATGCCTTTATCCGCAACCAAAGCCAGGTGAAATACGTGGGCACCCGCCATATCGAATGGAGCGACGGCGAAGAAAACGGGCGCGGCAATTATTGGAGCGACAACAGCGCCTTCGACCTCGACGGCGACGGTATTGCCGACACCGCCTACCGTCCCAACGGCATCATCGACCAAATCGTGTGGCGCGCACCGGTGGCACGGCTGCTGATGAACAGCCCGGCGGTCAGCATCGTGAAATGGGCACAGTCGCAGTTTCCCGCGATTCTGCCCGGCGGCGTGGCCGACAGCAAACCTTTGATGAGGCCGCCTAAAAACCCCACTCTCCAACAATACCGACAACATAAGGAGCCGCAATGA
- a CDS encoding nitrous oxide reductase accessory protein NosL: MKKIILSLATALWLAACGGSNETAPPPAPQPITDAAVGHYCTMNLAEHNGPKAQIFLNGQADKPVWFSTINQMFGYTRLPEEPKGIAAIYVTDMGQVADWNTPNADDAWTDAYRAYYVIESNFVGGMGAEDALPFAEQAKAQQFAAQHGGRVVRFDDMPESFIFK; encoded by the coding sequence ATGAAAAAAATCATCCTCTCCCTAGCCACCGCCCTGTGGCTGGCCGCTTGCGGCGGCAGCAACGAAACCGCACCACCGCCCGCGCCGCAGCCGATTACCGATGCCGCCGTCGGCCATTATTGCACCATGAACCTGGCCGAACACAACGGCCCCAAGGCGCAGATATTTCTCAACGGCCAAGCCGATAAACCGGTGTGGTTTTCCACCATCAACCAGATGTTCGGCTACACCCGGCTGCCGGAAGAGCCCAAAGGCATCGCTGCCATTTACGTGACCGATATGGGGCAGGTGGCCGACTGGAACACCCCCAATGCCGATGATGCCTGGACCGATGCCTACCGGGCTTATTACGTGATTGAAAGCAATTTTGTCGGCGGTATGGGCGCGGAAGATGCGCTGCCGTTTGCCGAACAAGCCAAAGCACAGCAGTTTGCCGCACAACACGGCGGCCGCGTGGTGCGTTTTGACGACATGCCGGAATCGTTTATTTTCAAATAA
- a CDS encoding aspartate kinase yields the protein MALIVQKYGGTSVGSAERIKNVANRIAKTRAEGHDVVVVVSAMSGETNRLVALAQEMQDFPDPRELDVVLSTGEQVTIGLLAMALKNIGVPAKSYTGWQVAVKTDTAHTKARIEEIDDAKMRADLQQGKVVIVAGFQGVDSNGDIATLGRGGSDTSAVALAAALQADECQIYTDVDGVYTTDPRVVPEARRLDTITFEEMLELASLGSKVLQIRSVEFAGKYKVRLRVLSSLTDGGEGTLITFEEDNNMERAAVSGIAFDKNQARINVRGVPDKPGVAYQILGGVAEANVEVDMIIQNVGAEGTTDFSFTVPRGDYQPTLELMEKMQESLGAAEIDGNDSVCKVSIVGLGMRSHVGVASKMFRTLAEEGINIEMISTSEIKVSVLIDEKYMELATRVLHKAFDLG from the coding sequence ATGGCGTTAATCGTACAAAAATACGGCGGCACTTCGGTAGGTTCCGCCGAGCGCATCAAAAACGTAGCCAACCGCATTGCCAAAACCCGCGCCGAAGGCCACGATGTGGTGGTGGTGGTGTCTGCCATGAGCGGCGAAACCAACCGCCTGGTGGCGCTGGCGCAGGAAATGCAAGACTTCCCCGACCCGCGCGAGCTGGACGTGGTATTGTCGACCGGCGAACAAGTCACCATCGGCCTTTTGGCGATGGCACTGAAAAACATCGGCGTGCCTGCCAAGAGCTATACCGGCTGGCAGGTAGCGGTAAAAACTGACACCGCCCACACCAAAGCGCGCATCGAAGAAATCGACGATGCAAAAATGCGCGCCGATTTGCAACAAGGCAAAGTAGTGATTGTGGCCGGTTTCCAAGGCGTCGACAGCAACGGCGACATCGCCACCCTCGGCCGCGGCGGCTCCGACACCTCTGCCGTTGCCCTGGCTGCCGCACTCCAAGCCGACGAATGCCAGATTTACACCGATGTCGACGGCGTATACACCACCGACCCGCGCGTGGTGCCCGAAGCGCGCCGCCTCGACACCATCACTTTCGAAGAAATGCTCGAGCTGGCCAGCCTGGGCTCGAAAGTATTGCAAATCCGCTCGGTAGAATTCGCCGGCAAATACAAAGTGCGCCTGCGCGTATTAAGCAGCCTGACTGACGGCGGCGAAGGCACCCTGATTACCTTTGAAGAGGACAACAACATGGAAAGAGCTGCCGTATCCGGTATCGCATTCGACAAAAACCAGGCCCGCATCAACGTGCGCGGCGTGCCCGACAAACCCGGCGTGGCCTATCAGATTCTCGGCGGCGTGGCCGAGGCCAATGTCGAAGTAGACATGATTATTCAAAACGTAGGCGCGGAAGGCACCACCGATTTCTCGTTCACCGTGCCGCGCGGCGATTACCAGCCCACGCTGGAATTGATGGAAAAAATGCAGGAAAGCCTGGGCGCCGCCGAAATCGACGGCAACGACAGCGTTTGCAAAGTATCTATTGTCGGCTTGGGCATGCGCTCGCACGTGGGCGTGGCCTCGAAAATGTTCCGCACCCTGGCCGAAGAAGGCATCAACATCGAGATGATTTCCACCTCCGAAATCAAAGTATCGGTGCTGATCGACGAAAAATATATGGAGCTGGCCACCCGCGTATTGCATAAAGCCTTTGATTTGGGCTGA
- a CDS encoding ABC transporter permease yields the protein MNPVWIMTGKEVRDSLRNRWVLAATLLLAALALSLGFLGSSPTGSVKADPLTVTVVSLSSLSIFLIPLIAMLLAYDAVIGEIERGTMALLLSYPVSRWQVLVGKFIGHLIILTLATTLGYGLAGIALQLAYGGLDLAAWRPFALLIAASVLLGAAFLAMGYLISAKVKERGTAAGIAIGVWLFFVVIFDMALLGILVADSRQTITAPMLETVLLFNPADVYRLLNLTGYENTAMYAGMAGLSEQIHLGTPLLLAVQLLWIAVPFALAAWIFRKRQI from the coding sequence ATGAACCCCGTATGGATTATGACCGGTAAAGAAGTGCGCGACAGCCTGCGCAACCGTTGGGTGCTGGCCGCCACCTTGCTGCTGGCCGCATTGGCATTGTCGCTGGGTTTTCTCGGCAGCTCGCCCACCGGCTCGGTGAAAGCCGATCCGCTCACGGTGACCGTAGTGAGCCTGTCGAGCCTGTCGATTTTTCTGATTCCGCTGATTGCCATGCTGCTGGCCTACGATGCGGTGATCGGCGAAATCGAACGCGGCACCATGGCGCTGTTGTTGAGTTATCCGGTGTCGCGCTGGCAGGTGCTGGTGGGCAAGTTTATCGGCCATCTGATTATCCTCACCCTCGCCACCACGTTGGGCTACGGCCTCGCCGGCATCGCGCTGCAACTGGCGTACGGCGGCCTGGATTTGGCTGCCTGGCGGCCGTTTGCGCTCTTAATTGCCGCCAGCGTGCTGCTCGGTGCGGCTTTTCTGGCCATGGGTTATTTAATCAGCGCCAAAGTGAAAGAGCGCGGCACGGCGGCAGGCATTGCCATCGGTGTGTGGCTGTTTTTTGTGGTGATTTTCGATATGGCGCTGCTCGGCATACTGGTGGCCGACAGCCGGCAAACCATTACCGCGCCCATGCTCGAAACTGTTTTGCTGTTTAACCCGGCCGATGTTTACCGCCTGCTCAACCTCACCGGCTACGAAAACACCGCCATGTATGCCGGTATGGCCGGATTGAGCGAACAAATCCATTTGGGCACACCGCTGTTGTTGGCGGTGCAACTATTGTGGATTGCCGTGCCGTTTGCGCTGGCCGCCTGGATTTTCAGAAAGCGACAAATATGA
- the uhpT gene encoding hexose-6-phosphate:phosphate antiporter: MSEFLAIKKIPNKGIPIAEQRRMWLRQFLKAFMVVFLTYMCMYLIRNNFKAAQPMMKEQLGLSTLELGYIGLAFSITYGLGKTAVGYYISDKNTKKSISVMLIGAALTVLAMGLLLSAYGSVIGIFVVLWGLNGVFQAAGGPASYSTISRWAPRTERGRYLGFWNMSHNVGGALAGMLALWGANTFFGGNVLGMFIFPAVIALIIGVAGLFIGKDDPEELGWNRCEEIFGEPVEAENNQADEMPMWQAFKQFVLRNPWIWILCIANVFVYIVRIGIDNWAPLYVTEALGFDKLDAVNTIFYFEVGAILASMSWGYVSDKLNGRRAAVAVACMVAIIFVVMLYRNATSVMMVNISLFLLGALIFGPQLLIGISLVGFVPKKGISVANGMTGTFGYLFGDSIAKVGLAAIADPERSGLTVFGHTLHGWSDVFVVFYIALFIGIGLLTLVAFGEERRIRQVSKQLTRP, encoded by the coding sequence ATGTCAGAATTTCTCGCTATTAAGAAAATCCCCAACAAAGGCATTCCCATCGCCGAACAGCGGCGCATGTGGCTGCGCCAGTTTTTAAAAGCCTTTATGGTGGTCTTTCTCACATACATGTGTATGTATCTGATTAGAAACAACTTCAAAGCCGCCCAGCCGATGATGAAAGAGCAGCTCGGCCTCTCTACGCTTGAGCTGGGCTATATCGGCCTGGCCTTCAGCATCACCTACGGCCTCGGCAAAACAGCGGTCGGCTATTACATCAGCGACAAAAACACCAAAAAATCGATTTCGGTGATGCTGATCGGCGCAGCGCTCACCGTATTGGCCATGGGCCTGCTGCTGAGTGCCTACGGCTCGGTAATCGGCATTTTCGTGGTGCTTTGGGGCTTAAACGGCGTGTTTCAGGCGGCCGGCGGCCCGGCTTCTTATTCCACCATCTCGCGCTGGGCGCCGCGCACCGAACGCGGCCGTTATTTGGGCTTTTGGAATATGTCGCACAATGTCGGCGGCGCCCTTGCCGGTATGCTGGCGTTATGGGGCGCCAACACGTTTTTCGGCGGCAATGTATTGGGCATGTTTATTTTCCCCGCTGTGATTGCGCTGATTATCGGTGTGGCCGGCCTCTTTATCGGCAAAGACGACCCGGAAGAGCTGGGCTGGAACCGCTGTGAAGAAATCTTTGGCGAACCTGTGGAAGCAGAAAACAACCAGGCCGACGAAATGCCGATGTGGCAGGCATTCAAGCAATTTGTGTTGCGTAATCCGTGGATTTGGATTTTATGTATCGCCAATGTGTTTGTGTATATCGTGCGCATCGGCATCGACAACTGGGCGCCGCTGTATGTAACCGAAGCATTGGGCTTCGACAAACTCGACGCGGTCAACACCATTTTCTATTTCGAGGTGGGCGCGATTCTGGCCAGCATGAGCTGGGGTTATGTATCCGACAAACTCAACGGCCGCCGCGCCGCTGTAGCCGTGGCCTGCATGGTGGCGATTATTTTTGTGGTGATGCTCTACCGCAACGCCACCAGCGTGATGATGGTTAATATTTCCTTATTCTTGCTGGGCGCGCTGATTTTCGGCCCGCAACTGTTAATCGGCATTTCATTGGTAGGCTTTGTGCCGAAAAAAGGCATCAGCGTGGCCAACGGCATGACCGGCACATTCGGCTATCTGTTTGGCGACTCTATCGCCAAAGTGGGTCTGGCCGCCATCGCCGACCCCGAACGCAGCGGCTTAACCGTGTTTGGCCACACGCTGCACGGCTGGTCGGATGTGTTTGTGGTGTTTTACATCGCCCTTTTCATCGGCATCGGCCTGCTCACGCTGGTGGCTTTCGGCGAAGAACGGCGCATCCGCCAGGTGAGCAAACAACTGACCCGGCCTTGA
- a CDS encoding IS3 family transposase: protein MIEALKTEHPLKYLCESAELSHSSFYFSRKSNQKPDKDQADMEAVYAVYQQHKGCYGQRRIAAALSWNTKKAARLMKKMNLKALVRAKRKYHPPAMGETSENLLKRNFSANTPDEKWLTDVTEFKCDGQKLYLSPILDLYNREIRSYHLSRRPNSEMVTTMLSQAVAQLGARKPMLHSDQGVLYRCHAYREQLAEAGITQSMSRKGNCWDNAPMESFFAILKTECFYNRTFASIEELEAEIHDYIRYYNHERLSLNLKKLSPVAYRTQFATAA from the coding sequence ATCATCGAAGCATTAAAAACAGAACACCCGCTAAAATATCTTTGCGAATCTGCCGAACTGTCACACAGCAGCTTCTACTTCAGCAGAAAAAGCAACCAAAAGCCCGACAAAGATCAGGCAGATATGGAAGCAGTATACGCCGTTTACCAGCAGCACAAAGGCTGTTACGGACAAAGGCGCATTGCCGCCGCACTGTCATGGAACACCAAGAAAGCAGCGCGGCTGATGAAAAAAATGAATTTGAAAGCCCTCGTCAGAGCCAAGCGAAAATACCACCCGCCGGCGATGGGCGAAACATCCGAGAATCTGTTGAAGCGCAACTTTAGCGCCAACACACCCGACGAGAAATGGCTGACCGATGTCACCGAATTCAAATGCGACGGTCAAAAGCTGTATCTGTCGCCGATACTCGATTTGTATAACCGCGAAATCCGCAGCTATCACCTGTCGCGCCGCCCGAACAGCGAAATGGTAACGACCATGCTGTCACAGGCAGTGGCGCAACTGGGCGCACGCAAACCGATGCTGCACTCCGACCAGGGCGTATTGTATCGTTGCCATGCGTATCGTGAGCAATTGGCAGAGGCAGGCATCACCCAAAGCATGTCGCGCAAAGGCAATTGCTGGGATAATGCGCCGATGGAGAGTTTTTTCGCAATATTGAAGACGGAATGTTTCTACAACCGGACTTTTGCTTCGATAGAGGAATTGGAGGCGGAAATACATGACTATATCCGCTACTACAATCATGAGCGATTGAGTTTGAATTTGAAAAAACTGAGCCCTGTGGCATACAGAACTCAGTTTGCAACCGCCGCTTGA
- a CDS encoding phosphoglycolate phosphatase, translating into MTTQAAIEHVQAVAFDLDGTLCDSVPDLAAAANAMRAHLGKSPLPQATVESYVGDGIANLVHRVLTHSRDRQAPQSEWEQGFSFFIRHYRDHLSDLTRPYPETETGLGLLKSLGIPLVVVTNKNEILAVELLQQLGLVDYFSLILGGDSLAEKKPSPLPLLHAAEVLNISPADMLMVGDSANDILAAKAAGCMSVGVTFGYGDMQELVHNPDTKPDWLIGSLPEIYENLRPQKDQGE; encoded by the coding sequence ATGACAACCCAAGCTGCCATCGAACATGTGCAAGCCGTTGCCTTCGACCTCGACGGCACGCTGTGCGATTCCGTTCCCGACCTTGCCGCCGCCGCCAACGCCATGCGCGCACACTTGGGTAAAAGCCCGCTGCCGCAAGCCACTGTAGAGAGCTACGTGGGCGACGGCATCGCCAACCTCGTGCACCGCGTGCTCACCCACAGCCGCGACCGGCAAGCCCCCCAAAGCGAATGGGAACAAGGCTTCAGCTTTTTTATCCGCCACTACCGCGACCATTTGAGCGACCTCACCCGCCCCTATCCTGAAACCGAAACCGGCCTCGGCCTGCTCAAATCACTGGGCATTCCGCTGGTAGTGGTTACCAACAAAAACGAAATCCTCGCCGTCGAACTCTTACAACAGCTCGGCCTGGTCGACTACTTCAGCCTGATACTCGGCGGCGACAGCCTGGCCGAAAAAAAGCCCAGCCCGCTGCCGCTGCTGCATGCCGCCGAAGTATTGAACATCAGCCCTGCCGACATGCTGATGGTGGGCGATTCGGCCAACGATATTCTGGCCGCCAAAGCCGCCGGCTGCATGAGCGTGGGCGTCACCTTCGGCTATGGCGATATGCAGGAATTGGTGCACAACCCCGATACCAAGCCCGACTGGCTGATCGGCAGCCTGCCCGAAATCTATGAAAACCTGCGCCCGCAGAAAGATCAAGGCGAATGA
- a CDS encoding ABC transporter ATP-binding protein: MNGHTQHVVLRGVSKRYGGRDAVKQIDLSLNAGECVGLAGHNGAGKSTIIKLMLGLITPSAGEVHLLGQNIAGGSGTQQRSQVGYLPETVALHPSLTGRETLDFYAKLKKQPVAGNADLLARVGIAQAAGRRVGTYSKGMRQRLALAQALLGRPKVLLLDEPTTGLDPASRQMFYEIIKTLSSGGTSVLLSTHALAELDGHADRIVVMKNGSKVADGSMSQLQAQSGLPVHIRAQLKQDTALPAHWQRSDGLYCSTQCRSEDKMAVLRELGSIDNIAALDIRTPTLDDMYAQFLQREDV, translated from the coding sequence ATGAACGGGCACACACAGCATGTGGTATTGCGCGGCGTGAGCAAACGCTATGGCGGCCGTGATGCCGTCAAACAAATAGATTTGAGCCTGAATGCGGGCGAATGTGTGGGCTTGGCCGGTCACAACGGCGCCGGCAAATCCACCATCATCAAGCTGATGCTCGGTCTGATTACGCCCAGCGCCGGCGAAGTGCACCTGCTGGGGCAGAATATTGCCGGCGGCTCCGGCACACAGCAGCGCAGCCAAGTCGGCTACCTGCCTGAAACCGTGGCGCTGCACCCCTCGCTCACCGGCCGGGAAACGCTGGATTTTTACGCCAAACTGAAAAAACAGCCCGTGGCAGGCAATGCCGATTTGCTTGCCCGTGTGGGCATTGCCCAAGCGGCAGGGCGCCGTGTCGGCACTTATTCCAAAGGCATGCGGCAACGGTTGGCGCTGGCGCAGGCTTTGCTGGGCCGGCCCAAAGTGCTGCTGCTGGACGAACCCACCACCGGCCTTGACCCTGCTTCGCGGCAGATGTTTTACGAAATCATCAAAACCTTGAGCAGCGGGGGCACGTCAGTGCTGCTGAGCACACACGCATTGGCAGAGCTCGACGGCCACGCCGACCGCATCGTGGTGATGAAAAACGGCAGCAAAGTGGCCGACGGCAGCATGAGCCAATTGCAGGCGCAAAGCGGTCTGCCGGTGCATATCCGCGCACAGTTGAAGCAAGATACCGCGCTACCGGCGCATTGGCAGCGTTCAGACGGCCTTTATTGTTCCACACAATGCCGTTCGGAAGACAAAATGGCGGTGTTGCGCGAATTGGGCAGCATCGACAATATCGCCGCGCTCGATATCCGCACCCCCACGCTGGACGATATGTATGCACAGTTTTTGCAACGGGAGGACGTATGA
- a CDS encoding helix-turn-helix domain-containing protein → MSKYSLHFKHQAVMRYYALRSQQRTADELQISRTHLRRWIAAYERAGIPALEHPQSTMSKQRKNPFITDKPDAEKTQAELLEEVAYLRAENAYLKKLDALMKRANPTEKKPASSKH, encoded by the coding sequence ATGTCCAAATACAGCCTACACTTCAAACATCAGGCCGTGATGCGTTATTATGCACTCAGAAGCCAACAACGCACCGCAGACGAGCTTCAAATATCCCGAACCCACTTACGCCGATGGATTGCCGCCTACGAGCGAGCAGGCATCCCCGCGCTGGAGCACCCCCAAAGCACCATGTCCAAACAACGCAAAAACCCCTTTATTACCGACAAGCCCGATGCCGAAAAAACACAGGCAGAGCTATTAGAAGAAGTCGCCTACCTCAGAGCGGAGAACGCCTATCTAAAAAAGCTCGATGCGCTGATGAAGCGCGCAAACCCAACCGAGAAAAAGCCCGCATCATCGAAGCATTAA
- a CDS encoding FAD:protein FMN transferase has protein sequence MNTARLTRRRFIGITAAVAAVAATPFAARAVGSWHASAPKPTIWRGIALGADAELRIYHPDKSFAASLIQKAVAEVARLEKIFSLYREDSILTRLNRTGRLNNPPADLLAVLSRSREIHALTQGAFDPSIQPLWAAYARHFAQQPDRRSAPDAAVLQRALSLVDFGSVHFDNKNIHFAKPGMALSFNGIAQGYITDRITDMLREAGLERALVDMGEIRGLDTHRRDVWQAGIRHPDYAGALLLKVPLQNQALATSGGYGTMLDEAGRFTHLFDPKSGSSSPRYRSVSVMADNAAAADALSTAFAVSSAADIRAAVAQTAAVKAWLVMTDGQIETI, from the coding sequence ATGAACACCGCCCGATTGACCCGCCGCCGCTTTATCGGCATCACCGCCGCGGTGGCTGCGGTGGCCGCCACCCCGTTTGCCGCCCGCGCCGTCGGCAGTTGGCATGCATCTGCCCCCAAACCGACAATATGGCGCGGCATCGCTCTCGGTGCCGATGCCGAATTGCGTATTTACCATCCCGATAAAAGCTTTGCCGCAAGCCTGATTCAAAAAGCCGTGGCCGAAGTGGCGCGGTTGGAAAAAATCTTCAGCCTGTATCGGGAAGACAGCATACTCACGCGCCTCAACCGCACAGGCCGTCTGAACAACCCGCCGGCCGATCTGCTGGCGGTGTTGAGCCGCAGCCGCGAAATCCACGCGCTCACGCAAGGCGCATTCGACCCCAGCATCCAGCCCTTGTGGGCGGCTTATGCCCGCCATTTCGCACAGCAGCCCGACCGCCGCAGCGCGCCCGATGCCGCCGTGTTGCAACGCGCATTGAGCCTGGTTGATTTCGGCAGCGTGCATTTCGACAATAAAAACATACATTTTGCCAAGCCCGGCATGGCGTTGTCGTTTAACGGTATTGCGCAGGGCTACATCACCGACCGCATCACCGACATGCTGCGCGAAGCCGGGCTGGAACGCGCGCTGGTCGACATGGGCGAAATCCGCGGTTTGGATACGCACCGCCGCGATGTGTGGCAGGCCGGCATCCGCCATCCCGATTATGCCGGCGCCCTGTTGTTGAAAGTGCCGCTGCAAAATCAGGCGCTGGCCACTTCGGGCGGCTACGGCACCATGCTCGATGAAGCCGGCCGATTCACCCACTTGTTTGACCCGAAAAGCGGCAGCAGCAGCCCGCGTTACCGCAGCGTCAGCGTGATGGCAGACAACGCCGCCGCCGCCGATGCGCTTTCTACCGCATTTGCGGTCAGCAGCGCGGCCGATATCCGCGCCGCCGTTGCCCAAACAGCAGCAGTAAAAGCATGGCTGGTGATGACTGACGGGCAAATCGAAACAATATAG